One region of Armigeres subalbatus isolate Guangzhou_Male chromosome 3, GZ_Asu_2, whole genome shotgun sequence genomic DNA includes:
- the LOC134221323 gene encoding YTH domain-containing family protein isoform X1 — protein MSTVSDQRMKGQGNHGYGYGSQQTTSGAQFQYPPFSGVGETTTAWSNGNESIAIIGGNDYNNSWGSQQVSHGHAGAGAGGQSQRKQYDDYYHRNQGAYHDGIKNVEQGMQGLGLGSMRQNRDGNHHSSHGNNSLSKSDQHHQQQKEAPKKMTWASIASQPAKPQVNTTSTTVKKKGPGMPPPPMVPGKHNMDIGTWDSPSKNGPNAMVPTPTPPPIVPPPVVEPSPLAEPPTVGKSGPNNASMMGGAGHDGGSGRHHPHHQQQYQQQQNMGPPPGVQNSRWPTPGQAQNPLPQQQQPQQSQQPQHQQNQSGMVAQQHHPQRTDQRQYHQDRPQHNSRGNYSGPPPAMNQHGGQSYHQPPPYHQQPPAMQHHHSRQNQNHHEPPPAHHQQQQQPSNERGSYQQPPPQHRMPQDDNRRGPSNGPSNYNQDNQVSQQPPQSMAPPQQQQQQQQQQQQQPQQTPPPVQPQPVVQPPQQSTQQPPVHPPLSPTPSGGEAASANPPTAILNQLQNKNNYNPNNLDMLDTANLARFFVIKSYSEDDIHRSIKYEIWCSTEHGNQRLDQAYREREEKGGMVYLFFSVNGSGHFCGIAQMMTAVDYNSVSNVWSQDKWKGTFKVRWIYVKDVPNAQLRQVRLENNENKPITNSRDTQEVPNAKGIQALKIIHGFKHTMSIFDDFIHYEQRQLEENTKKHDPQPSYRPQQYGGGYDAPSKYHNNYNKYNDRDGGGDSYNRGGYGRDYQSGYNKSYGGYNRNQYNQDGGRGGYQSYDRRNNNASGNGSNSGDDRDGGSNYSRDGHEGGGYQRSYGRPNRDYYGRGDDNRGRNDYRDRDGGFRSRDGMDRGASRMDADGGSRDGLDSTSGGGGGGGGYRGDSRDNYRVGN, from the exons GTTATGGTTATGGCTCGCAGCAGACGACATCGGGTGCACAGTTCCAATATCCTCCGTTCAGCGGTGTAGGCGAAACAACCACGGCCTGGTCGAATGGGAATGAAAGTATCGCTATAATAGGTG GAAATGATTACAATAACTCATGGGGATCGCAACAAGTGAGCCACGGTCATGCTGGTGCTGGTGCCGGAGGACAATCGCAAAGAAAGCAGTACGATGATTATTACCACCGGAATCAGGGAGCCTATCACGATGGAATTAAG AATGTTGAGCAAGGAATGCAGGGACTGGGCCTCGGCTCGATGCGCCAAAACAGAGACGGCAACCATCACTCCTCGCATGGCAACAATTCACTATCCAAATCGGATCAACATCACCAGCAGCAGAAGGAAGCTCCCAAAAAGATGACTTGGGCGTCGATTGCATCCCAACCGGCTAAACCGCAAGTGAACACCACGAGTACAACGGTGAAGAAGAAGGGCCCCGGTATGCCCCCACCACCAATGGTTCCCGGCAAACACAACATGGACATCGGCACCTGGGACTCACCGTCCAAGAACGGACCTAATGCGATGGTACCCACGCCTACTCCGCCGCCAATTGTCCCCCCGCCGGTGGTTGAACCGTCTCCGCTTGCAGAACCACCAACCGTTGGAAAGAGTGGCCCCAATAATGCCTCAATGATGGGCGGAGCCGGTCACGACGGTGGCAGCGGAAGACACCATCCACATCATCAGCAGCAGTATCAGCAACAACAGAACATGGGACCACCACCAGGAGTGCAGAACTCTCGTTGGCCAACACCTGGTCAAGCTCAAAACCCCCTTCCCCAGCAACAGCAGCCCCAACAGTCACAGCAACCCCAACATCAACAGAACCAATCGGGGATGGTGGCCCAACAGCACCATCCACAGCGAACTGATCAACGCCAGTACCACCAGGATAGACCGCAGCATAACAGCCGCGGTAACTATTCAGGACCGCCACCAGCGATGAACCAACACGGTGGCCAGAGCTACCATCAACCTCCGCCATACCATCAGCAGCCACCAGCAATGCAGCATCACCACTCTCGGCAGAACCAAAATCATCATGAACCACCGCCAGCTCatcaccagcagcagcagcaaccgtCAAATGAACGTGGAAGCTATCAGCAGCCACCACCTCAGCATCGCATGCCGCAAGACGACAACAGAAGAGGACCAAGCAATGGGCCTAGTAACTATAATCAAGATAACCAGGTATCTCAACAGCCGCCACAGTCAATGGCACCTccacaacaacagcaacaacaacaacaacaacaacagcagcaaccaCAACAAACACCGCCACCTGTACAGCCTCAACCAGTTGTACAACCGCCACAACAATCTACGCAGCAGCCACCGGTTCATCCGCCACTCTCTCCTACGCCTAGTGGCGGCGAAGCTGCCTCGGCAAACCCTCCGACGGCAATCCTCAACCAGTTGCAGAACAAAAACAACTACAATCCGAACAATCTTGATATGCTCGACACGGCAAACTTGGCCAG ATTCTTCGTAATCAAATCGTACTCGGAGGATGACATCCACCGAAGCATCAAGTACGAGATTTGGTGCTCAACCGAACATGGCAACCAACGGTTGGATCAGGCATATCGCGAACGCGAAGAAAAAGGAGGCATGGTGTATTTGTTCTTCTCCGTGAATGGGTCGGGACACTTCTGTGGCATTGCACAGATGATGACGGCCGTCGATTACAATTCCGTATCCAACGTTTGGTCCCAGGACAAGTGGAAGGGCACGTTCAAGGTGCGCTGGATCTACGTCAAAGACGTCCCAAATGCGCAGCTGAGGCAGGTCCGGTTGGAGAATAACGAAAATAAGCCCATCACAAATTCGCGCGACACCCAGGAGGTGCCCAATGCAAAGGGAATCCAAGCGTTGAAGATTATCCACGGCTTCAAGCACACCATGTCGATATTCGATGATTTTATCCATTACGAGCAGCGACAGCTGGAGGAGAACACCAAGAAGCATGACCCGCAGCCATCGTATCGACCGCAGCAGTACGGCGGAGGGTACGATGCTCCGAGCAAATATCACAACAACTACAATAAGTATAACGATCGCGATGGCGGCGGTGATAGTTACAACCGGGGCGGCTATGGCAGAGATTACCAGAGCGGTTACAACAAAAGCTATG GTGGCTATAACCGTAATCAGTACAATCAGGACGGAGGCCGAGGTGGGTACCAAAGTTACGATAGGCGAAACAATAACGCTAGCGGAAATGGTAGCAACAGTGGCGACGATCGGGACGGTGGTAGCAACTACTCCAGGGATGGCCACGAGGGAGGTGGTTATCAACGAAGCTACGGTCGCCCGAATCGCGATTACTACGGTAGGGGTGATGACAACCGCGGTCGGAATGATTACCGGGATAGAGATGGTGGATTCAGATCACGTGACGGAATGGATCGCGGTGCCAGTCGAATGGACGCTGACGGGGGCTCTCGGGATGGATTGGACAGTACTAGcggcggtggtggtggtggtggcggcTATCGTGGCGATTCGAGAGATAATTACCGGGTGGGTAACTAA
- the LOC134221323 gene encoding probable serine/threonine-protein kinase cdc7 isoform X2 gives MSTVSDQRMKGQGNHGNDYNNSWGSQQVSHGHAGAGAGGQSQRKQYDDYYHRNQGAYHDGIKNVEQGMQGLGLGSMRQNRDGNHHSSHGNNSLSKSDQHHQQQKEAPKKMTWASIASQPAKPQVNTTSTTVKKKGPGMPPPPMVPGKHNMDIGTWDSPSKNGPNAMVPTPTPPPIVPPPVVEPSPLAEPPTVGKSGPNNASMMGGAGHDGGSGRHHPHHQQQYQQQQNMGPPPGVQNSRWPTPGQAQNPLPQQQQPQQSQQPQHQQNQSGMVAQQHHPQRTDQRQYHQDRPQHNSRGNYSGPPPAMNQHGGQSYHQPPPYHQQPPAMQHHHSRQNQNHHEPPPAHHQQQQQPSNERGSYQQPPPQHRMPQDDNRRGPSNGPSNYNQDNQVSQQPPQSMAPPQQQQQQQQQQQQQPQQTPPPVQPQPVVQPPQQSTQQPPVHPPLSPTPSGGEAASANPPTAILNQLQNKNNYNPNNLDMLDTANLARFFVIKSYSEDDIHRSIKYEIWCSTEHGNQRLDQAYREREEKGGMVYLFFSVNGSGHFCGIAQMMTAVDYNSVSNVWSQDKWKGTFKVRWIYVKDVPNAQLRQVRLENNENKPITNSRDTQEVPNAKGIQALKIIHGFKHTMSIFDDFIHYEQRQLEENTKKHDPQPSYRPQQYGGGYDAPSKYHNNYNKYNDRDGGGDSYNRGGYGRDYQSGYNKSYGGYNRNQYNQDGGRGGYQSYDRRNNNASGNGSNSGDDRDGGSNYSRDGHEGGGYQRSYGRPNRDYYGRGDDNRGRNDYRDRDGGFRSRDGMDRGASRMDADGGSRDGLDSTSGGGGGGGGYRGDSRDNYRVGN, from the exons GAAATGATTACAATAACTCATGGGGATCGCAACAAGTGAGCCACGGTCATGCTGGTGCTGGTGCCGGAGGACAATCGCAAAGAAAGCAGTACGATGATTATTACCACCGGAATCAGGGAGCCTATCACGATGGAATTAAG AATGTTGAGCAAGGAATGCAGGGACTGGGCCTCGGCTCGATGCGCCAAAACAGAGACGGCAACCATCACTCCTCGCATGGCAACAATTCACTATCCAAATCGGATCAACATCACCAGCAGCAGAAGGAAGCTCCCAAAAAGATGACTTGGGCGTCGATTGCATCCCAACCGGCTAAACCGCAAGTGAACACCACGAGTACAACGGTGAAGAAGAAGGGCCCCGGTATGCCCCCACCACCAATGGTTCCCGGCAAACACAACATGGACATCGGCACCTGGGACTCACCGTCCAAGAACGGACCTAATGCGATGGTACCCACGCCTACTCCGCCGCCAATTGTCCCCCCGCCGGTGGTTGAACCGTCTCCGCTTGCAGAACCACCAACCGTTGGAAAGAGTGGCCCCAATAATGCCTCAATGATGGGCGGAGCCGGTCACGACGGTGGCAGCGGAAGACACCATCCACATCATCAGCAGCAGTATCAGCAACAACAGAACATGGGACCACCACCAGGAGTGCAGAACTCTCGTTGGCCAACACCTGGTCAAGCTCAAAACCCCCTTCCCCAGCAACAGCAGCCCCAACAGTCACAGCAACCCCAACATCAACAGAACCAATCGGGGATGGTGGCCCAACAGCACCATCCACAGCGAACTGATCAACGCCAGTACCACCAGGATAGACCGCAGCATAACAGCCGCGGTAACTATTCAGGACCGCCACCAGCGATGAACCAACACGGTGGCCAGAGCTACCATCAACCTCCGCCATACCATCAGCAGCCACCAGCAATGCAGCATCACCACTCTCGGCAGAACCAAAATCATCATGAACCACCGCCAGCTCatcaccagcagcagcagcaaccgtCAAATGAACGTGGAAGCTATCAGCAGCCACCACCTCAGCATCGCATGCCGCAAGACGACAACAGAAGAGGACCAAGCAATGGGCCTAGTAACTATAATCAAGATAACCAGGTATCTCAACAGCCGCCACAGTCAATGGCACCTccacaacaacagcaacaacaacaacaacaacaacagcagcaaccaCAACAAACACCGCCACCTGTACAGCCTCAACCAGTTGTACAACCGCCACAACAATCTACGCAGCAGCCACCGGTTCATCCGCCACTCTCTCCTACGCCTAGTGGCGGCGAAGCTGCCTCGGCAAACCCTCCGACGGCAATCCTCAACCAGTTGCAGAACAAAAACAACTACAATCCGAACAATCTTGATATGCTCGACACGGCAAACTTGGCCAG ATTCTTCGTAATCAAATCGTACTCGGAGGATGACATCCACCGAAGCATCAAGTACGAGATTTGGTGCTCAACCGAACATGGCAACCAACGGTTGGATCAGGCATATCGCGAACGCGAAGAAAAAGGAGGCATGGTGTATTTGTTCTTCTCCGTGAATGGGTCGGGACACTTCTGTGGCATTGCACAGATGATGACGGCCGTCGATTACAATTCCGTATCCAACGTTTGGTCCCAGGACAAGTGGAAGGGCACGTTCAAGGTGCGCTGGATCTACGTCAAAGACGTCCCAAATGCGCAGCTGAGGCAGGTCCGGTTGGAGAATAACGAAAATAAGCCCATCACAAATTCGCGCGACACCCAGGAGGTGCCCAATGCAAAGGGAATCCAAGCGTTGAAGATTATCCACGGCTTCAAGCACACCATGTCGATATTCGATGATTTTATCCATTACGAGCAGCGACAGCTGGAGGAGAACACCAAGAAGCATGACCCGCAGCCATCGTATCGACCGCAGCAGTACGGCGGAGGGTACGATGCTCCGAGCAAATATCACAACAACTACAATAAGTATAACGATCGCGATGGCGGCGGTGATAGTTACAACCGGGGCGGCTATGGCAGAGATTACCAGAGCGGTTACAACAAAAGCTATG GTGGCTATAACCGTAATCAGTACAATCAGGACGGAGGCCGAGGTGGGTACCAAAGTTACGATAGGCGAAACAATAACGCTAGCGGAAATGGTAGCAACAGTGGCGACGATCGGGACGGTGGTAGCAACTACTCCAGGGATGGCCACGAGGGAGGTGGTTATCAACGAAGCTACGGTCGCCCGAATCGCGATTACTACGGTAGGGGTGATGACAACCGCGGTCGGAATGATTACCGGGATAGAGATGGTGGATTCAGATCACGTGACGGAATGGATCGCGGTGCCAGTCGAATGGACGCTGACGGGGGCTCTCGGGATGGATTGGACAGTACTAGcggcggtggtggtggtggtggcggcTATCGTGGCGATTCGAGAGATAATTACCGGGTGGGTAACTAA